The segment CATTCTTCTACAGATTTTTTCATTTCTTGAGTGAGTTCTTTAATTAATACTGCTCCCTCTTTTGATGTTTCGGTAATTTGTTTCCTTAGCCGCAATCCGTCTTGCTTTAAGTTATTAATTAATGCTTTCATTTCTGTACCCTGCTCTTTAACACGACCACGTAGTTCACTACCAGACGCGGGGGTACTTAGCAATGCAGTAGCAGCACTTACCGCACCTCCGACCATAAATCCAAGTACTAATGATTTGCCTTTTGACATAACGCATATGCTCCTTTCACGCCACTATTTACATTTCTATTCCTCTTTTTCAGGTACTATCAAACGTCTTTTTTAAAAAACCTCTGACATGCTAGGTACCAGAGGACTTACTGCACATGATTGCCAGCTACTTTTATTATACCAAATATTTTGATGGATAATAAGTACTAATTTTCAGATACAGGCAGTTTAGGAGTCGATTGTGCTATTAATATCTTTAGCTATTTGCTGCAGGTCTTCGGATGAATAGTCGTTAGTGTGTGTGGTCCAATTGGATGAAAAGCCGTCTCCATCCCCGTATCGCGGGATTAGATGGATATGTAAATGGAATACAGATTGGTCTGCAGGCTCCTCATTATTATTTAGCAGGTTCATGCCAATTGGTTGATAAACTTCTTTAATGGCGCCTGCGATCTTTGGAACACGAGCAAATAATTCTTTAGCAACTTCCGGCGGTGTTTCATAAATGTTCTTCGTGTGCGTTTTTGGAATTATGAGCGTATGTCCTTTTGTTACTTGGCTAATATCAAGGAAAGCATACACGTGGTCATCCTCATACACTTTGGCTGAGGGGATCTCTCCATCAAGAATCTTACAAAAAATACAATCGTTATGGCTCATTAACCTCACCACTCCTTCTTATTCTCTACATTTATTGTATATAGAAAGGAGGCAGAATGTAAAGCTATACACATAGAAACAGGCATAACCCGCGTGTTTGCGGGTTAGCCTGCTTTAAGAAGAAGGAGGATCTCAGGATATCTAACGTTGGGGACATTTCGTAAACAATATCGTTAATTCGCATTTGCTGCATAACTTTATTTGGTTTACAAAAACATTTTTGTCAGCGTCTCAGCGGTAACTGAGACATTCCTGGCAAAAGCGTTTTATATCATTAGAATGCCGATCACTAACACCTCATTTGTATTTTGTACAAATTTACTTGCAGTGAAACATCCTCGCTTCTTCAGTCCTTATTTTGTGCTGATTTCATTTATTTATACACACATATTTAAAAAAATGTCGAAAATAAGTGGACAGTTTCTTTTGGTATTGTGATGTAAAAGTGATAAAATTTAGTACAAGTGATTGAAGCTGGGAGGAAACATAGTGGAACCATTGTTACATATTGATAACCTTTATGGAGGATACACACATAAAAATGTTTTACATGGAATTTCGTTTGATGTTTATCCAAAGGAAATTGTTGGATTGATCGGTTTGAACGGCGCCGGGAAGAGTACATCCATTAAACATGTTATTGGTTTAATGCATGCCAAAAAAGGCACTGTAGCTATAAATGGAAAGACGTTTACAGAAAGTCCCGCATCATATCGAAATCAACTGGCTTATATTCCGGAAATGCCGATATTGTACGATGAATTAACCCTTTATGAACATCTTCGTTTAACAGCGATGGCTTATGATATCTCTGAGGAAGATTTTGAAAAGAGATTAACGCCTCTCTTAAAAGAATTCCGTATGGAGAAAAAATTAAACTGGTTTCCGGTGCATTTTTCAAAAGGGATGCGGCAAAAAGTCATGATTATGTGTGCGTTTCTTATCGAGCCGCCCTTATATATTGTTGATGAGCCATTTGTTGGTTTAGACCCTTTAGGAATTCAATCTTATTTACAATTAATGGATGAAATGAAAAATAATGGATCCGGTGTGTTGATGTCCACGCATATTTTAGCTACTGCAGAGCGTTATTGTGATCGTTTCATCATTCTGCATGATGGCTTAATCCGAGCAAACGGAACATTGGAAGAGCTTCGTGAGGAGTTTAATATGCCTGGTGCTACGTTGGATGATTTATATGTGCAATTAACGAAGGAAGAAGATAACCATGTTTAATTCCCATGAATTTTTTAAACAGCGCCTTTCTGCTCACATGAAAGAGTTAAGCCGTTATTTACGGTATATGTTTAATGGACATCTCATGATTGCACTGTTCTTTTTTATTTCTGTCGTCGCTGTCTATTATCAGCAGTGGTTAGCACAGCTTTCGGAAGACTTTCCTACTTCGTTGATCATCGGCGCGTTGCTTGGACTATTGGTAAGTTACAGTCCTGTTCGAACATTGTTAAAAGAACCTGATTTGGTTTTTCTTATCGCTGCTGAAAGTAAAATGAACGCCTATTTCCGCAATTCCCTTATTTACAGCTTCGTGATTCAGTTATACGTTATTTTGCTTGTTGTCGCTGCACTCGGGCCATTATATTTTGCTGAGTTTCCCGATAGATCCGGAAATATGTATTTACTCACGATTGCTATTGTTCTCCTATTTAAAGTAGGAAATCTTATTGCAAATTGGTGGATGCTTAAGGTAAGAGAACCAGGTATAAGACAAGTAGATTTGACAGTCCGTACATTGCTGAATATAACTGTATTCTACTTCATCATTCAGGGTAATATGCTAATGGCCGGGATAACGACAGTATTATTTACAGGTGTATTCCTATATGATTTAAACGTGTCCCGGAAGCAACCTGGGGTCGTCTGGGATTTATTAGTGGAAAAGGATCAAATCCGGATGCAGTCATTTTACCGGATTGCAAATATGTTTGCAGATGTACCTCATTTGAAGAATCGCATTAAAAAACGGCAATGGCTCGTGTCCATGGTAAGCAGGCTGCCTTTTACGCAGTCGCATACATTTGATTATTTATATCGGATTACATTTGTACGCAGTGGTGATTATTTAGGGATGTATATTCGTTTGATCATTATCGGTGGTTTGTTTATTTATTTCATTCCTAATGTTTGGGTGCAGATCCTGTTTGTAATACTATTCTTATACTTAAGTTGTTTCCAGATGATGACATTATATCAGCATCATCGAACCACGATGTGGCTTGATATTTATCCGGTTGGAAAAGCGTATAGGCAGCAGTCTTTGGTTAAATTATTGTTCCAGTTAACACTCTTTCAAACCGTATTATTTTCCTTGTTGTTTCTCTTCATGCAGGAATACGCTGGATTTGTTATTGCTTTGGTAAGTGGAACAGTTTTTACCTTCATGTTTATTAATGGATATGTGAAAAGCAAACTCGTGTAGAAAAGGGAGCTCCGACGCTGGAGCTCCCTTTCATTATGAATTAGATTCGTTCTGATAAGCAAAATAAGCCTGAATCAATGTCTTGGCGGCAATAGGTAGTGCGCGCTCATCAATATCAAATTTCGGATGATGATGCGGATAAGGGTTACCGTCAAGATTTGCTCCTGTGAAAAAGTACGCTCCCGGTTTTTTAAGGGTGTAATAGGCGAAGTCTTCTCCTCCCATTACTGGAACTACTTCCTCGGCTGTATGAATTTCTTCTACTTCCTTGCTCGCTTCAAGAACCAGTTCTGCTTCTTTTTCATGGTTGACTAGTGGTGGATAGCCTTTTACATAGTCAAAGGTATAGGAAGCATCGTTTGTTACACATATACCTTTAATAACTTTTTCCATTTCGGCAATGGCTTGCTCCTGGATTTCCGGATTCAGATACCGTACTGTACCGACTAATTTTGCCTGATCAGCTATAACATTAAAGGCGTTGCCAGCTTCAAAGATACCGATCGTTACAACAGCAGTTTCAAGTGGATCTATTCTTCTGCTTACAACTTGCTGGAGTTGCGAGATTACCTCAGAACCGAGAACGATCGCATCTTTTGTTTCATGCGGATAAGCACCGTGACCACCTTGACCTTGAATGATGATCTCGAAACGATCAGCACCTGCCATAAACACATCTTTGGACGTTTGCAGTACCCCAAGTGGCGTTGTTGCCCAGAGATGTGTGCCAAAAACGGCATCGACATGATCTAATGCACCTGAATCCACAATAGGCTTCGCTCCGCCTGGTGCATATTCTTCTGCATGCTGATGGACAAATTCAATCGTGCCTGGCAACTCTTCCTGATATTCTTTCATTACTTTTGCAAGCGTAAGTAATGTCGATGTATGTCCATCATGGCCACATGCATGCATCACGCCATTCACTTTTGATTTGTAGGGTACGTCTTTTTCATCTTGGATTGGAAGTGCGTCAAAGTCAGCGCGTAATGCTACTGTCTTTCCGGGTTTTCCTCCTTTTAATGTTGCGATTATGCCATTACCGCCAACCTTTGTTTGATAGGGGATTCCTAATTTTTCATAAAAGGCCGCGATGTAATTTGCGGTTTCGGTTTCTTGAAAGGAAAGTTCCGGGTGCTGATGTAAGTATCTTCTTATGTTTACCATTTCGGGGTATAAATTATCAATCGATTCATGTATGTTTTTAAGCAATGATTTAGACCTCCTCGTGTTGATTATTAACTAGTATAACACTTTTAAAGGAGATAGGGGAGACTCGGAAATATTAAAAGGATGCCCCATTTGGGACATCCATATGAAACTTATTTAGATAACCTAGGATCATCTAACAAGCGCTCAACTTCTTCTTTATGGTTGGTTTCATCGGCAATTAAATCTTCCAGTTTTACAACAAGCTCTGTGTAGCCTAATTCATCAGCTTGTTTTTTGCGTTTTTCATAGCGATCGATTGTATCTGATTCAGCTTGAAGGGTTGCTTCTAAAAGATCTTTCACGCCCGTTGGCTGTGGTACGTCAGCAGCGGTTGTTGTCGGTGTGCCCCCAAGTGATTTGATTTTCTCGGATAAATACAAAGCATGTCCAAACTCATCTGAAATTTCTGATTCAAAAAATGGTTTTAAAGCAGCTCGGTATAAGCCTGAAACTACAGAGGCACTATACGTATACTGAATTGCAGCACCATATTCATGTGCCAAGTCTTCATTTAACCCATCAATTAGATTTTGTAACCTTTTATCCATCTTAAGTACTTCATTACTCATATTAATCCCCGCCTTTTTAATTTTTAAAATTCGTAAATTATATATAGCATGTTCCCTTTATATTTTTTTTCAAACATAAATTGAGATATTATATATTTAGAGAGGAGATGGATGATATGATAAATAAACAAAAATATATTATTCTTTTTCTGTTCGTGTTGATGATACTTACGGTAGGGATCTGGATAATAAGAATCGTTAGCGGGAGTGCCCCATATGTGGATCAGTGGACACGTGATCTAGTGGCAAGGCTTGATGGTTCGTGGATATATACATTTTTCCGAGCCGTAACTGAATTTGGTTCACAGCCCTTTCTGCTGCCATTTACAATAATTATGGCCCTTTTTCTGTGGTGGTTGTTTAAGGACTGGCTTCCTGCTTTGATTTTTAGTGGGGGCACGTTGATAAGTCATTTATTTAATTTACTTATAAAAGAAATCGTTGAAAGAGATAGACCGAGTATTTTGGAAGCAGCTAATGCAGAGGGGTATAGTTTTCCTTCGGGACATGCGATGATATCGATGGTTTGCTACGGCTTATTGGCCTATTTTCTTGTTAAAAAATTAACCTCATCCAAAGCTATATTTTTTACACAGCTGTTTTTTGCGTTTGTTGTTTTTCTCATTGGAATCAGCAGGTATTTCATTAATGTTCATTATTTAACAGATGTTGTTTCAGGGTTTTTATTTGGTTTTCTTTGTCTGATCGGATTGATTTATCTATATGAATTTATTCAGAAGCAGCGGAGGTGAAAAGTTCAAGAAATAGTCACAGTATAATATTTTTTTAAGCAAGGTTTTTGTTTTATTTCCATGATGTTTGTATACTATTAGGGTAATCGATAAGAGGGGATTGTTTGGAGATGAGTAAAATGAGCAAAAAGGCAGAAAACCTGTTATTGTTAATATGGGTCCAAGCGTTTGTGGCTTTAGCAGGTAGTTTGTTTTATTCGGAAGTGATGGGATATGTTCCGTGTGAACTTTGTTGGATACAACGAATTTTAATGTATCCATTAGTTGTTATATACGGTCTAGCAGCGATTAAAAAGGAAATTACCATCGCATTACCTGGACTGATTTTAAGCGGGATTGGTATGTTTGTTTCTACCTATCACTATTTGGTTCAAAAATTACCCGTATTGCAAGAAGCAGGGGGTGCCTGTGGACTTGTACCATGTAATGCAGCATATGTGAACTACTTTGGCTTTATTACGATTCCATTCTTAGCGGGCGTAGCATTTATTATTATTTTTGTATTACATCTTATGATTTTAAAAACAACTAGGGGGAATTAATGTATGAAGAAGAAATTGTTTATCTTTGGTGGCATTATCATTGTATTGTTTGTTGCGCTATTCTTTGTTACAAATTACCAAAACAATCAAACTGTCGAAAATGAGGATAATCCGTATGGAACAACTGATTTAGAGCAGGGAACAATTGATCAGTTGGATGATCCATTATATGACAATCAGGTCATGCCTGACGAGCTAAGTGAAACAGTGGAAAGTGGAGAAGAAGCTACGGTTTATTTTTATAGTCCAGATTGTGCCTATTGCCAACAAACAACTCCTTATCTAGCACCATTAGCTGAAGATATGGAAGTAGATTTGAAAAAATTCAACTTGTTGGAATTTGGCCAGGAAAGTTTGGCATACGGTATTGAATCAACACCAACTGTAGTTCATTACGAAAATGGGGAAGAAGTTTCGCGTTTAGTAGGTCAGCACCCTGAAGAGGAATACGAGGCATTTTTCGATCAATATGTTTTGGATTAAAATAAAAAAGCTAACTAGCTGTAGAATGTACCCTATAGAGTAGACACTTTAAAAAAGTCTACCCTATAGAGTACTTTTATGTATAATGGGGTAAATAGATAACTTATGGTTGAATGAGGTGTATTGGGGTTGTTGCCCCGGGGCAACAACCCCAATACACCTCGCGCGCTACAACTACTTAGAATGGGGAAGCTAAAATGAGTAATAAAATGTTTACGGAGAAAGAAATTGAGATCCTTTCACGTAATCCATATGTAAAATCAGTTAGTAGTAAAGGGATCACATATACAGATGAATTTAAACGTATTTTTATTACGGAAAACGAAAAGGGTAAATTTCCAAGAGAGATATTTACGGAATATGGTTTCGATATAAATATTATCGGGATAAAGCGTGTTCAATCATCTGGCAAGAGGTGGCGTGCTGCGTATAGAAAAAATGGAATAGTTGGTCTACAGGATACTAGAAATGAAAATGCTGGGAGACCAAGTGAAAAAGAACTTTCACAAGAGGAGAAATATGCCCGTCTTGAAGCACAAAATCACTTATTGAAAGCCGAGAATGAACTACTAAAAAAGCTCGAAATGATGGAGAGGGGGCTACGCAAGAAGAAATAGAATTAGCTGCCTCACAGAAGTTTGTACTTATAAATGAGATCATTAAAAAGTACAAACTAAAAAATAAAGTCAGCTACTTATGCACACTGGCTGGTGTATCACGATCAGGTTATTATAATTATTTTACATTAGAATCTCAAAAAGGGAGAAAACAGCGGGAAGATCAAGAGGAGGAAGTAAGAGATATTATATTGCAGGCATATCATTTTAAAAGACGTAAAAAGGGTGCAAGACAAATCAAAATGACTTTAAACGGGCAATACGGTATCATTTTTAATTTAAAGCGCATCCGAAGAATAATGAGGAAATACAATATTATTTGTCCAATTAGAAAAACGAACCCTTATAAAAGAATGATGAAAGCTACAAGGGAACACACCGTTGTGCCTAATTCACTTAACAGAAATTTCAAACAGGAAACAGCAGGAAA is part of the Virgibacillus sp. NKC19-16 genome and harbors:
- a CDS encoding phosphatase PAP2 family protein, which gives rise to MINKQKYIILFLFVLMILTVGIWIIRIVSGSAPYVDQWTRDLVARLDGSWIYTFFRAVTEFGSQPFLLPFTIIMALFLWWLFKDWLPALIFSGGTLISHLFNLLIKEIVERDRPSILEAANAEGYSFPSGHAMISMVCYGLLAYFLVKKLTSSKAIFFTQLFFAFVVFLIGISRYFINVHYLTDVVSGFLFGFLCLIGLIYLYEFIQKQRR
- a CDS encoding ABC transporter ATP-binding protein → MEPLLHIDNLYGGYTHKNVLHGISFDVYPKEIVGLIGLNGAGKSTSIKHVIGLMHAKKGTVAINGKTFTESPASYRNQLAYIPEMPILYDELTLYEHLRLTAMAYDISEEDFEKRLTPLLKEFRMEKKLNWFPVHFSKGMRQKVMIMCAFLIEPPLYIVDEPFVGLDPLGIQSYLQLMDEMKNNGSGVLMSTHILATAERYCDRFIILHDGLIRANGTLEELREEFNMPGATLDDLYVQLTKEEDNHV
- a CDS encoding YtxH domain-containing protein; this encodes MSKGKSLVLGFMVGGAVSAATALLSTPASGSELRGRVKEQGTEMKALINNLKQDGLRLRKQITETSKEGAVLIKELTQEMKKSVEEWKETVEPHQENIHQYLEQIESSLKDLEDKVKKQ
- a CDS encoding disulfide oxidoreductase; protein product: MSKMSKKAENLLLLIWVQAFVALAGSLFYSEVMGYVPCELCWIQRILMYPLVVIYGLAAIKKEITIALPGLILSGIGMFVSTYHYLVQKLPVLQEAGGACGLVPCNAAYVNYFGFITIPFLAGVAFIIIFVLHLMILKTTRGN
- a CDS encoding ferritin-like domain-containing protein — encoded protein: MDKRLQNLIDGLNEDLAHEYGAAIQYTYSASVVSGLYRAALKPFFESEISDEFGHALYLSEKIKSLGGTPTTTAADVPQPTGVKDLLEATLQAESDTIDRYEKRKKQADELGYTELVVKLEDLIADETNHKEEVERLLDDPRLSK
- a CDS encoding IS3 family transposase (programmed frameshift), producing MSNKMFTEKEIEILSRNPYVKSVSSKGITYTDEFKRIFITENEKGKFPREIFTEYGFDINIIGIKRVQSSGKRWRAAYRKNGIVGLQDTRNENAGRPSEKELSQEEKYARLEAQNHLLKAENELLKKPRNDGEGATQEEIELAASQKFVLINEIIKKYKLKNKVSYLCTLAGVSRSGYYNYFTLESQKGRKQREDQEEEVRDIILQAYHFKRRKKGARQIKMTLNGQYGIIFNLKRIRRIMRKYNIICPIRKTNPYKRMMKATREHTVVPNSLNRNFKQETAGKVLLTDITYLFYGNGKKAYLSTIKDGSTNELLAYNVSSSLALDLATDTIQKLMENRRVKLVKDAFIHSDQGFHYTSPDFQALLKKNKLGQSMSRRGNCWDNAPQESFFGHFKDEAYIKRCETLEELKKEIKQYMIYYNNYRYQWDLKKMTPVQYRNHLLDVA
- a CDS encoding HIT family protein, whose amino-acid sequence is MSHNDCIFCKILDGEIPSAKVYEDDHVYAFLDISQVTKGHTLIIPKTHTKNIYETPPEVAKELFARVPKIAGAIKEVYQPIGMNLLNNNEEPADQSVFHLHIHLIPRYGDGDGFSSNWTTHTNDYSSEDLQQIAKDINSTIDS
- a CDS encoding ABC transporter permease, with the translated sequence MFNSHEFFKQRLSAHMKELSRYLRYMFNGHLMIALFFFISVVAVYYQQWLAQLSEDFPTSLIIGALLGLLVSYSPVRTLLKEPDLVFLIAAESKMNAYFRNSLIYSFVIQLYVILLVVAALGPLYFAEFPDRSGNMYLLTIAIVLLFKVGNLIANWWMLKVREPGIRQVDLTVRTLLNITVFYFIIQGNMLMAGITTVLFTGVFLYDLNVSRKQPGVVWDLLVEKDQIRMQSFYRIANMFADVPHLKNRIKKRQWLVSMVSRLPFTQSHTFDYLYRITFVRSGDYLGMYIRLIIIGGLFIYFIPNVWVQILFVILFLYLSCFQMMTLYQHHRTTMWLDIYPVGKAYRQQSLVKLLFQLTLFQTVLFSLLFLFMQEYAGFVIALVSGTVFTFMFINGYVKSKLV
- a CDS encoding thioredoxin family protein, whose protein sequence is MKKKLFIFGGIIIVLFVALFFVTNYQNNQTVENEDNPYGTTDLEQGTIDQLDDPLYDNQVMPDELSETVESGEEATVYFYSPDCAYCQQTTPYLAPLAEDMEVDLKKFNLLEFGQESLAYGIESTPTVVHYENGEEVSRLVGQHPEEEYEAFFDQYVLD
- a CDS encoding M20 family metallopeptidase, with the translated sequence MLKNIHESIDNLYPEMVNIRRYLHQHPELSFQETETANYIAAFYEKLGIPYQTKVGGNGIIATLKGGKPGKTVALRADFDALPIQDEKDVPYKSKVNGVMHACGHDGHTSTLLTLAKVMKEYQEELPGTIEFVHQHAEEYAPGGAKPIVDSGALDHVDAVFGTHLWATTPLGVLQTSKDVFMAGADRFEIIIQGQGGHGAYPHETKDAIVLGSEVISQLQQVVSRRIDPLETAVVTIGIFEAGNAFNVIADQAKLVGTVRYLNPEIQEQAIAEMEKVIKGICVTNDASYTFDYVKGYPPLVNHEKEAELVLEASKEVEEIHTAEEVVPVMGGEDFAYYTLKKPGAYFFTGANLDGNPYPHHHPKFDIDERALPIAAKTLIQAYFAYQNESNS